From the genome of Pseudostreptobacillus hongkongensis:
GGGTGGACTTGGAGTTATGACAGTTTCAATAATAGTTTTTTTATTAGTTGGGGAAAAAATGAGTTTTGAGACAAGGGAACTTTTAAAAGAGGAGAGAAATTCTAATAGTAATGGAGGTATTACAAATTTTATAAAACATCTTTTATTAATAGTATTTATTATTGAGTTATTGGGAGCTTTTATTTTAACTTATGCGTTTTCTAAATATTATTCAATAAAAGTATCCATTTTTTATGGATTATTTCATTCAATATCAGCATTTTGTAACGCTGGATTTTCTTTGTTTACCAACAATCTAGAAAATTTTAAATATGATAAGTTAATTAGTTTAACCATATCTCTTCTAATTATTTTCGGAGGTATAGGTTTTGTAACAATAAATTCACTTTTTATAGTTAAAAAGAAAAAAATTAGAGATTTAAGTTTGACATCAAAACTTGCTTTAATTGTTACATTTTTTTTACTATTTATTGGAACTATATTATTTTTTGGATTTGAATATACTAATTCAAGTACTTTAAAAAATATGAATTTTTTTGATAAAGTTTTAAATTCATTCTTTCAAAGTGTAACACTAAGAACAGCAGGATTTAATACAGTGCCACTTTCAAATATAAGACCGGCAACAATTTTTATTTCATATATTTTTATGTTTATTGGAGCTTCTCCAGGTTCAACAGGTGGTGGAATAAAAACAACAACATTTGGAATTT
Proteins encoded in this window:
- a CDS encoding TrkH family potassium uptake protein — translated: MRKLGLIKKWELLSPYRKLIVGFLIAIFIGTTLLKLPFSLKENQNISMLDSLFTIVSAICVTGLSVVDVSQVFTPIGQLIVLFFIQLGGLGVMTVSIIVFLLVGEKMSFETRELLKEERNSNSNGGITNFIKHLLLIVFIIELLGAFILTYAFSKYYSIKVSIFYGLFHSISAFCNAGFSLFTNNLENFKYDKLISLTISLLIIFGGIGFVTINSLFIVKKKKIRDLSLTSKLALIVTFFLLFIGTILFFGFEYTNSSTLKNMNFFDKVLNSFFQSVTLRTAGFNTVPLSNIRPATIFISYIFMFIGASPGSTGGGIKTTTFGILIFYALGILKRKEHIEVFKRRIDWELMNKALAIVVISVFYVIIIITIILSIENFSIDKVIYEVVSAFSTTGLSLGITAELGEISKLLIIITMFIGRLGPMTVALAFTNNKKSLIKYPKEDILIG